From the Cydia splendana chromosome 6, ilCydSple1.2, whole genome shotgun sequence genome, the window gagaACAAGAAATatttaactcaaaatgtagtcaatatgatgggtgatgAGAAAgtggcggctacagggcctggggcctagggcgacaaagactgcaaatccgccactgtgaATAAGTGAATGCTTGAATGAAAATATTGTCTATCacattctctctctctctctctctctctctctctctttagcCTTTTTCTACCCTTCGGGTGTAGGCCTCCTTCATTTTATGCCATTCGTCACGGTCCTGTGCAACCTGGAGCCACTTCTTCCCCGCAGTCCTTTTGATGTCGTCGTCCCAACGCATCTTGGGTCTACTTTGAGGACGCTCTTCCCCCCATGGTCGTATATcacattatagttcgtttttttattagcattagaaaaagacaacgcgatcttgacgtgtcttttaattgaaaatggctTTTTagaaatcagtaactattacttatgaaagcaaaagaatgtaaataatcgtatatggtTCATGATTGTTacatacatatttgccgtgacctatttttcaattaaaagatacTTCAAAATTGTTTCCCTttattctaatgctaaaaaaacgaactataatcaaTAACATGGTGGCTCTGACTGTGTACCTATACAAGTGTCACTCATACAGTTAAAGTTTCATTCATTCCACGATGATGTACAGTCAAGTTTGACGACTTCCGGGTCGCGCGCCATCTTGATAGTCACGCGTCGTGATTAATTCCtctgttttttgctcattaatattgtttaaagtgtaatatcgatagcttattatacagtaaactaatgtggtagtgtgcagtgaatggagaatgaATCTTGAAATGCGTTTAACtaccattttggagtcaacggccggtagtcgacgtgctacttgtaaagtctagctatcgctttacaagagctaataaaatcaccgtacactgtcttgtactaaccgtacataTTTAGTCGTCGTATTTAGCTCCTaataccttgatactggcgaaatagtcccactggactgaagccataattttaaaagaatgaatgaatgaatgaaaatcgttttgacagttctaaaaaagaaactgatttgactagtaggagaaTACCCTATTGATGGACTGATCTACGTCCTCCTGTaaactatgaaacttcccataaaataaaattttgcggACGAATGGTTATACAGACGTTTTGGTGATATGTACCATGTAACCTTATAGTAATGTCTTTAAATATATAGCAAAGATATATAGTCTgagacgttttttttttttcaggaatATGTCAAGCCGGCCACAAGCAAGGCGCAAGAGAGAGACGACAATGAGGACAAAGAAATTGACGAGTTCGTGGAAAAACTCAAGTCTCAAGTCGAGATTTTTGTTAACCGAATGAAGAGTAACTCTTCCCGGTACGTTATATTAATGTGGGGGTCTTgaatacaaaatttgaattttgcgctTTTTTGTACTTACAAATtgggtttgccagagtatacagggtggctaaaaataactgcattcccattgccagggaggttttgggattatactgagcaacttttactacgggacaaaccccgaaatcgcgaagaaaaaaattggctgttttagacattttggctggtccattttgtatgggagggtaattctttgttcgcgatttcggggttggtcccatactggtagtaaaagttgctcagtataatctcaaaacctctctggcaacgggaatgcagttattttttagccaccgtgtataatcgtgtgaaatgtatatacatactagctattttttttatatacttactagctgtattttttgttatttttggtACGTTCCACGGTCCCGCATACCATATAGGTACAGACCTAGATAAAATACCCCTAAATTAGTAACAATTACACAAGTCAATACAACGTTGGCTTTCTTAAAAACAagttatgtatacctactcaTTAGGACTATTTGCGTATTATcttttaaagtgtcattctatggaaattgctaactatgtaaacaaaaatcactagtaaatttataattcagagacaatttcaatatggcggtttgtttacatagttagcaagttccatagaatgacactttagttgttaatattttattgtgttatttttataCAGAGGCCGATCCATCGCGAACGACACATCCGTACAGTCCCTGTTCATGAACATAACCGCGATGCACTCCCAGCTACTGCGCTACATTCAACAGCAGGATGACAAGCGAGTGTATCTCAAAGCCTTCAGGTATTAAGGggtccacagattaccagttcgccggacgatatcagcctgtgaGCTAATCGCAAAAGGTAACACTGGTAACAGTGGcgaataactgacaggctgatatcgtccggcgaactggtaatctgtgggacCCTTTAAATAGTGTTGAGTCGCTCGCTCACTCGTGAGGCACCTCATTTGtaccactcattttgttaatttgtcgcagtacttcataccgcaaaaatgtcttacatcactcctctattcattttactcatttactcgcgcgcatcacaaacacctcttgccacacaaatcattcacacacttcaaattaaaaaaaactcttatcctttcaatttcactcgcgaccttcaaaactcatacgctcctcataacctcgcaagagagtccctggatcgcgcgaggcgctcgaggtgctcgcccgctcgccgacactcaaaactcaaatgaagaaacgagtaatggacgtaatggtccacactgtcaactgccgaactacaaaccttattgcaacgacaaaaggtccaccgagaAAAGCATTGAGTTTGTACCGCTCACCGCCTCTCTGTGACATGAACACCTcaatcctttcaaaatgaaacaatgaattagaaatacccaaagagggagtgtgacagacacgcgccgtacttcaatatcgcctcgcgtcaccaccgaaaatacgttaaaaattaaacacgaaagacaacaagcgtaagcgctgcaagctttcatacatcttacgcctttttgatcctaacttacgtgtcaaaatggcgcgagaaatcagtctcaaaacgaatttcgacgtgttgcttctctgtcgcacttgtaaattcgtacgtaagtgtgacaggaaggcaacatgacgaacttggttcgcggtacgcCCTCTGTATACCAGGCGGGCATTTACGAAGCTTGCTTAGAAACAGAAATCCCTtaagtaacttaaatattattgaaatataatacggtagcgtacacaatttatgataatttcaataagtttcaagtttattaaataaaaagtaagtataattttcataggtaaaataaaaatgtagatgtaaattataccgatttgaatttgcaatactttttattaacattctttGTAAACGTCGAACTGtcaagttatgattatgacatatttatatttattttgttcgtacttcgttcactacctagttaattttagttctctaatacctaatacctagtgataattcttataatcataacaaaatatggacatagtttttgccagtaaatatacccgcggatcttccttggtgccttttgcatgaaaaaatgaagtgtaaatgtagccggtgcggcaggcgcgaatggtgctttgtttattatcatattgatgatattactgttaaattatctgaggtggtaagttagtcacttctatataataatgactagtgaaaatattgaatttgttctccttagtttgttaaaaatgtggtagttttatggttaataggtacttatgaaatatatcactacatattataaaacaaagtcccccgccgcgtctgtctgtttgtgggtttgtttgtatgttcgcgatagacttaaaaactactggacggattttcatgtggttttcacctatcaaaagagtgattcttgaggaaggatttgctaacccgtgcgaagccggggcgggtcgctagtgattattatacttaaaattatatcaagtagcaaggaggaggtctcaacaatctaacaataaaaaagagctacattagaacaagtttcataaaagcagcaaattaagttaggtactttatgttcttagtttgattctaaaattatctttctcctaaaagttctattcttaacctccagaattgcactccaattaaatattactacttatttatttataaaggaagtgatgaatacataaatatgtatatacattaaatatttttgtcgccgttggagttaatggaatagtcgacgctgaatatatgctagtacctcacctcatttgaagtaagacattgtaacacctcattttagaaaatgaggtactcatacaaactcattttaaattgatgtcctACCCATCACTACCTTTAAACATTCTTCAGTTAAATAATGGTAAAAATGAGCTTTGCTTTTCAGGCTTAGTTGTCATATTGAGAAGCCGACATATTTAGACTTCTGATTCTAAATAGTTTTGTAAAGTTCTTTTGTCCACACGACTGTCACTGACATTTGAATCTTTCACTGGATTTTTTTCTAAAAATCTAACttacagttagaccaagctaagtatTAGCAGCGAGTTTGATAGCTCAGACTATGCGAGTGTTATaacgacataatttcatagaagtttgacttcTAAAATAACCCTTGCACAGTTTGGGCTATCATAATCGCTgctaacttagcttggtctaactacGATTCTTGCAATTTTGTTCGTAATTACTTTCCTAATAATTAATATCGTGTTACAGTGTTTTTCACAACACTTCCCAAAAATCCAATTGTTTGGAGTCATAGCTCCGTCGCTTAGTCATTTTAAACGATATAAGTTGGAAATCGATTCGGCATACATCATGAGCGAAAATAGTGTAATTAAATCATGTACGTACGATATACTCTTTCAGGACAAAATAAACCAGATCCGCGACAGCCGCGCAGCGCTCGACACGCTCCGCGCCGAGCACGCGGCGCGCTTAGCCGCGCAGGCCGAGGCCGCCGAGCGACAGAGACAGATGCAAATGGCCGCCAAACTGCAGGCCATGCGCAAGAAGAAGCACGAGTATTTGCAGTACCAACGCCAGCTCGCGCTTCAGAGGGTGCAGGTATAGGAGAATTCCATTCGTGTTAGGTACAGCGACAGCGAATATGTATAGACGAAGCTGTAAGAGCTTCGTCTATAGTTGTCTTAGTACATTTTTGACTTCAAAAAACGGTCGATATGACTGATACTTTTCTGACTAATATCTCTTCTATAGCTTCCGAATCCCCGTAGCTTTGAATTACGCAATACACAAtgtgaatatttaaaaaaagttgtgaTTGGTCAATAAAACGTGGGGTCATTTTTGAGCTCTGGTCAGAGTtctatagttattctagttGGTTGGTGTTGCATACAATCACTGCtgtttagggtggtattccgcctgtccaatgtgcattgcgtctcactctctcattaagcaagatgtgagatgcaaatacacattggaccaagattttggatagatggaataccacccttaaggggcccactgattaacagtccgccggacggtatcggatcggcctgtcagttagaacaaaattttgacagttccgaacaactgacaggccgataccgtccggcggactgttaatcagtgggccccttagctAGCAGTCGTTAAAGCATTGGCGTCGTTACTATGTCggagttaataaataataatataaattttaatgaACTATTCTAGAATGTGCAGTGTTTTTATTAAGTCTTTTCTCCTTTCAGGAACAAGAGAGAGATGCAAATGAGACAGGAACAACAGAAACACCAATACATGATGGCATCAGGCACCGGTTTCTTCATGCCAGGAGTCACCATGCAGCAGTACCAGCCCGGCTTCCCCAACCAGCCCATCTACGCCAACCCACAGTTCCACCAGATGATCCCGCAGACCACAGACGGTACTATCCCCCCAACCGGTCAACCTCAGATATCCCAAGCCATGGCTCTCAACGCCAACCAAATTGCAGCAATGTCACAGTCCCTGCCTCAACACAGCAATGCCTTCGCCATGCCCACCTCAGCTATGACCATGAGCCAAGCTCCAATGACTTCCCACATCCGACCAAACATGACCCCGCAGCAAATACAGCAAATGATGATGCATCAACATCAGATGAGAATGGCCCAACCTGGGCAGAGCGTCCCACAAATGTTCCCAGGGCAAGTACAGCAAAATGGACAGGCACAGCCAAAGAACCAACCGCCAACATCCATGATGGCTTCTATGTCTCTCGGACAACCAAACCAGCCTCAactacactgttaaaaattatgtaattttacatgcaaaaatatgacattttacgtaattctcgtaaatttttacgagaattacgtaaaatgtcatatttttccgtaaatttcccagatttttcgggaattttacaggattatgtaatttttttgcatgtaaaattacataatttttaacagtgtaacACAGGCTAACCCGATGCTCGGAATGCaattgtcaaacatgagaatgcCCATGATGCAAGGCCAAAACCCACAGTTTCCGATGAACCAACCAAATAGTCAGCAACCTCATATGCAGCAACCCCATATGCAGCAACCCCAATTGCCCGGGCAACCCATGTCGTTACCGGGACAGCAAGCACCAAACCAAAGTATGCCGCAACCTAATAATAATCAGAATATACAGCAGATACCACAAAACATGCAGTCTATGTCAATGCACGGGCAACCTGTGCCAGGACAGCAAATGAACATTCAAGGCCAGCAACCACAGAGCCTTCCTCAACAGCCAATGATGAACGCGGGACAAACGCCCATCCACATGGGCCAGCTAGGACAAAATCCGCAGATGATACAGCAAATGGGTCAAATGCCTCAACAAATGTCTCAAGGGCAACAAATGCCTCCAAATCCGACGATGCCTCAAAATCCGACCATGCCTCAAAACCCGGCCATGCAAATGGCGCCCGGTCAGCAAGTACCGCCTCAACAAATGCCAAACAACCAAGGCCAACCggtgtacccttgttttgccgacaaacttttcatcgaatattatttcatcgacaacgattcatcgaaacgttagtactagtaattttgtttggcgttattttgtttcatatactatttatttaaatttttcttactgcgtagaaatactatttaacgaatattacttgatcgctaattcgtttcaaattattgtaattggcacaactactaaacattgcaattcatttgttGGACGTATTACTTTAAGACATTTTTATATGTCgtactacacatttatacatttttctgttgtaagaattttagatttaggttaggttagaactgcgaccccacacagaaacgaacggctatcaaagtcggtttaggttaggttagaactgcgaccccacacagaaacgaacggctatcaaaatcggtttaggttaggttagaactgcgaccccacacagaaacgaacggctttcaaagtaggtttaggttaggttagaactgcgaccccacatagaaacgaacggcttttaaagtaggtttaggttaggttagaattgcgaccccacacagaaacgaactgctttcaaagtaggtttaggttaggttagaactgcgaacccacacagaaacaaacggcattcaaagtaggtttaggttaggttagaattgcgaccccacacagaaacgaacggctttcaaagtaggtttaggttaggttagaactgcaaccccacacagaaacaaacggctttcaaagtaggtttaggttaggttagaactgcgaccccacacagaaacgaacggctatcaaagtaggtttaggttaggttagaactgcgaccccacacagaaacgaacggctttcaaagtaggtttaggttaggttagaactgcgaccctacacatAAATGAACGGCTTAAATTATTGTTAccaacctatttataatttgGCAAAATGAAAATTTCAGCCTTGTTaaattatatcttcaaaattagAGCGCAAACTTAAAATTGCCGCTTTCTCAAAATTATGTAATGTCCAGATAAACAATTTTATATCTTAAACTCCCACATAGCTATAATCGCGCAGAGTGAGCCGACTGACGTGACTGCTTTTAGTTTCGATtacgaaatattacaaattgaaataattttacgcgtaataaattttattaaatacaatccaaaatgaaataagaaaacccgtaagaaaataccacgatataaactatatacaaaataattcaagtACTAATTAAAAGTCCCCCATTTAAATTTACTAGTGTCGATTCTTCGACGGAATAActtgtcgatgaaatgaaaatacttgaaacgttgtcttcgaaataacattcgatgaaatgtctgtcggcaattcaagggtaaaccAGGCCAACCAATTAAAGTGCCGTCACAAAACTTCACCAATGGCCAGCCGGCGCCGCCGCCCAATCAGCTGCCGCCCAATCAGAACCAACCACCGACTCAACCACAAACGCCTGTCAAGTCGGAGAGCAACAACAACACAGCGGAACTCATCAGCTTTGATTAACACTGCTAATGAAGTGCTAGGGCCCATAGACAACACTTGGAAGTTTTATTCACTTGCTAAGGTTTAATCATATAGAGAGATAGGGACACACTTGTATATTAGAATGAGAAattattgctatctcattttAAATGCTTATGGAAGTAAAACTTCCAAGTGTGAAGACGGAGCATTATTGACAATATTGTCTACCTGACTCATTTTATGCAGCCTGGCTGTCAATAGTTGAATCTATAAAATTCGATTAGGCAGGAAcatatatgttttatgttttgaCATACGGGGCCTAAATATGCATGCAAGTTGCAAATCGGCGTGCGGCCCTCTCACTATTTTTATTGCCCTACCTACAAGTTGATTTCGGCCTCATAATAGCAGTGTAGTCGGTAGAttatattgtgcaataaaattgATCGTATATGAGAGGCCTGTATAGGAGATTATTAAAATGACTAGCGATCATCTGTACGTAACGTAAAATTAATACGCAATAATAAAAAGCACTTAGAATTCACAGTAAGATATAGCGTTTCTGAAATTATAATACTGATAGtataataaatgtttttatattataacttactataatataatatgatatattCACGCTTTTCATTTTCATCAATATTTCAAGTTTATTGTATTTACCGATCAaacattacaatttatgtttcaTAATTGATAGGCAAATTATTAGTCTTCATTTTAAATTCACCTTTCATTTGGtgtagttctttaaataaaccATTCTTATGGCCTTTGTAACGTATGTAAATGTgtaacatgtaaaatatttgtcattttataggtttaGATAATACAAGAATTATATTTagaaattgaaaatatttttgtttaccgatttttttatttgctgatagatgttttgttatttatctaagttatgatttatgatgtataaatacaataaaacatttaaaatatttattttttgtactgtttttttaatacccaaAATCATATCCCATTCATACCCTATCTAACAGAAATTATTTACTTAAGGTAAATCAGTCTGTAAAATTCCGTACACGAGCGAGTGTTTCAAACAACATATATAGTTTGTCataggactgtctcatttcaatcatagacagagagaatcatactatctttgtcttacactagtactaggacccaaaagaaaaggatgagtatagttctCCTGGTTCTTATTGattgacaaattggtttgaccaactatacctacttatcttcatcggtaggtacctacactttaaTAAACTTCAACGATAAAGAAGTAATTGTTTTTAGtcaaagtaggtaaataaataaacctatACCTACTAGCTTTGACCTTGCACTCgtaaattgtgtcgcttaacttcaaactcggaaaaatccattcgaccctcagcaaatatctatcTACCATATTACCagctattaccttttcttattAAGTTAATACCAAAAATTCACGTTCGGCATTCGTATTTTGATTCGGAGAAATGCGGATACGGAAGTGATG encodes:
- the LOC134791547 gene encoding hepatocyte growth factor-regulated tyrosine kinase substrate-like, with the translated sequence MSENSVIKSCTYDILFQDKINQIRDSRAALDTLRAEHAARLAAQAEAAERQRQMQMAAKLQAMRKKKHEYLQNKREMQMRQEQQKHQYMMASGTGFFMPGVTMQQYQPGFPNQPIYANPQFHQMIPQTTDGTIPPTGQPQISQAMALNANQIAAMSQSLPQHSNAFAMPTSAMTMSQAPMTSHIRPNMTPQQIQQMMMHQHQMRMAQPGQSVPQMFPGQVQQNGQAQPKNQPPTSMMASMSLGQPNQPQLHC